One segment of Gadus chalcogrammus isolate NIFS_2021 unplaced genomic scaffold, NIFS_Gcha_1.0 GACHA085, whole genome shotgun sequence DNA contains the following:
- the LOC130378521 gene encoding coiled-coil domain-containing protein 106-like, with the protein MAKLREDYKLLKEENRLLKEENRLLKEERDFLREKGLNPVKTGPSTTSKGSHKRMLKDSSDSSASDSETDSSSSEGGKRKRKKKKKTIKKARTAFGKRVQNPEDVVHRYRAVLREFRRTRSMSLSCEVLNVDRNTIALTAIIAEIFIGAEGEDFGQLPVFIEGDTVGNYAKTCKAFLDGNQLLGEKIKKMKNNSELLPMKYKFRK; encoded by the exons ATGGCTAAGTTACGGGAGGACTATAAATTACTGAAAGAGGAGAATCGGCTTCTGAAAGAGGAGAACCGGCTTCTGAAAGAGGAGCGGGATTTCCTTAGGGAAAAAGGTCTCAACCCTGTGAAGACTGGCCCCTCAACAACTTCTAAAG GGTCCCACAAGAGGATGCTAAAGGATTCTTCAGACTCTTCGGCATCTGACTCTGAGacagactcctcctcctctgaaggagggaagaggaagaggaagaagaagaagaagacgatcAAGAAAGCCCGCACAGCATTTGGGAAAAGAG TTCAGAATCCAGAGGACGTTGTGCACCGGTACCGAGCTGTCCTAAGAGAGTTTAGGCGCACCAGGAGCATGAGCCTGAGCTGTGAAGTACTGAACGTGGACAGGAACACAATTGCCTTGACGGCAATCATTGCCGAAATCTTTATTGGCGCAGAAGGTGAAGACTTCGGGCAACTGCCAGTGTTCATAGAAGGAGACACTGTAGGCAATTATGCTAAAACCTGCAAGGCCTTCTTAGATGGCAACCAACTTCTTGgggaaaaaattaaaaaaatgaaaaacaactcGGAGCTGCTCCCCATGAAATATAAATTCCGAAAGTGA
- the LOC130378529 gene encoding CD209 antigen-like protein D translates to MVTISDREETKKRRFALWFHITVIVSIGLLSILLISLRFNSPSPWKEGREHLLDELDELTLQGWMLHDKSLYRVSTTKKGWRASREDCQKRKADLVVINSREELAFVSRLMDTSWIGLSDREKEGTHKWVDGTPMTSSWRHVKPRDDGGARDCVVAGEDGWSEEPCNRLHHWICEKSVDLDHLEAERNKEGP, encoded by the exons ATGGTCACCATCTCGGACCGGGAGGAGACCAagaagagaagatttg ctctatggtttcacatcactgtcattgtgagcatcggactgctgagtattctcctcatctccctgcgCTTCA actcaccgtcaccctggaaagaggggagagagcacttACTGGATGAACTCG atgaattGACACTTCAGGGCTGGATGCTTCACGACAAGAGTCTCTACCGTGTTTCTACTACTAAGAAGGGCTGGAGGGCCAGTAGAGAAGACTGTCAGAAGAGAAAGGCAGACCTGGTGGTCATCAACAGCAGAgaagaactg GCGTTTGTCAGCAGATTGATGGATACTTCCTGGATTGGACTGAGTgatcgagagaaagaggggacccacaagtgggtggatggtacccccatgacctcaag TTGGAGACACGTTAAACCACGCGATGACGGCGGAGCAAGAGACTGTGTCGTAGCAGGGGAGGACGGCTGGTCTGAAGAACCGTGCAACAGACTGCACCACTGGATCTGTGAGAAGAGCGTAGACCTGGATCATCTGGAGGCTGAGCGGAACAAAGAGGGTCCGtag